Proteins encoded together in one Onychomys torridus chromosome 1, mOncTor1.1, whole genome shotgun sequence window:
- the LOC118577653 gene encoding LOW QUALITY PROTEIN: uncharacterized protein LOC118577653 (The sequence of the model RefSeq protein was modified relative to this genomic sequence to represent the inferred CDS: inserted 5 bases in 3 codons; substituted 1 base at 1 genomic stop codon) produces the protein MRRLSSLVCFCLMLIVFICLVASRKMGQQLTTPLSLTLDHWKDVTTRAHNLLLEVWKKKWIAFCSSEWPAFNVGWPKDGSFNLDILLQVKARVFQPSPHGHPDQTDSLLLDPPPSYAQPAPSIRKEQRGPLEGSLSPPAPSPDSTEPEAGPQVLLQPLAPSPPPSSHMRLRRDQGGDTEGVWTAHALPLQTVAGQFQYWPFSASDLYNWKTHNPSFSQDPQALTGLIESILLTHQPTWDDCQQLLQTLLTMEERQWVFLEARKNVPGEDGRPTQLPNEIDEVFPLTHPDWDFNTAAGRERLRLYCQVLLAGLKGAGRRPTNLAKVRAIIQGAEETPTGFLERMMEGYRMYTPFDPSAADRQSNVIMSFIGQSAPDIQTKLQRLEGLQGMMKTRTVRARSPPTPEPQLTLRVGGQPVTFLVDTGAQHSVLTQSRGPLSSKTSWVQGAMGGKLYRWTTERKVHLGTGLVTHSFLLVPDCPYPLLGRDLLSKVGAQIYFQERGASVRGPQGQPLQVLTLRLEDEHRLHESPQSAQIDPQWLSDFPQAWAETAGMGLAANQPPMIIRLKPSSTPVMIHQYPLSREAKNGIRPHIQRLLQLGILKPCQSPWNTPLLPVKKPGMGDYRPVQDLREVNKRTEDIHPTVPNPYNLLSTLPPSHTWYTVLDLKDAFFCMRLSPQSQPIFAFEWRDPESGFSGQLTWTRLPQGFKNSPTLFDEALHQDXVDFRVSHPQFALLQYVDDLLLAAETRDDCPKGTGALLKRLGELGHRASAKKAQICVRQVTYLGYKLEGGQRWLTEGRKQAITQIPLPTSAQALREFLGSTGFCRLWIPGFAELTAPLYPLTKANAPFRWEKEQQAFDRIKKALLSAPALGLPDVTRPFTLYVDERQGIAKGVFTQKLGPWKRPVAYFSKKLDNVAAGWPPCLCIIAAVVILVKDSDKLTLGQPLTVTAPHAIETVIRQPPDRWLSNARITHYQAMLLNPDRIPFGXPRSLNPATLLPDSDSHLSIEHDCHQILAEVHRTREDLTDQPLPDAEHTWYTDGNSFLHNGERKVGAAVVDGTTVIWVSALEPGTSAQRAELIALTQALTKAQGKKVNIYTDSQYAFATAHVHGEIYRRRGLLTSAGKDIKNKKEILDLXLPKKVSIIRCLGHQVGGDPVAMGNRMADETARTTALQNQTLALTTSQEGHFNDSTGTWEYKNKTILPPKDARRLVTYLHRWTHLGFKKLETLLQREEQFHYIPYLSGTIKQVVDSCIPCAKVNAGRFQASAGVRMRGERPGTNWEIDFTEIRPDKYGVKYLLVFVDTFSGWTEAFPTKQETAQVVVKKILEEIFPRFGLPKVIGSDNGPAFVSQVSQMVAKLLGINWKLHCTYRPQSSGQVERMNRTIKETLTKLALETGTKDWVQLLLMALFRARNTPASHGLTPYKILYGGPPPIADFLDPAIDSFANTQSLQVRLXALQLIQRLVWKPLAAVYTAGSSTVPHPFQIGDEVYVRRHQSRTLEPRWKGPYTVLLTTPTAVKVDGIAAWIHASHLKPAPQPGPCWKLEKTSNPLKLRVRRAGIVSPTGTFTL, from the exons ATGCGGCGTTTGTCtagtcttgtttgtttctgtttaatgTTGATTGTCTTTATATGTCTGGTGGCCTCTAGAAAAATGGGACAACAACTAACAACCCCCTTAAGCCTCACTTTAGATCACTGGAAAGATGTTACGACCCGGGCCCACAACTTGTTACTGGAGgtctggaaaaagaaatggattgctttctgttcttcagaATGGCCTGCTTTTAATGTAGGATGGCCAAAGGATGGCTCTTTTAATCTCGATATTCTCTTACAGGTGAAGGCTCGAGTTTTTCAGCCCAGCCCTCATGGACACCCTGATCAG ACAGATTCACTACTGTTAGACCCCCCACCATCTTATGCCCAACCCGCTCCCTcaataagaaaagaacaaaggggCCCCCTAGAGGGCTCCCTTTCCCCACCTGCTCCCTCCCCAGACTCCACTGAACCGGAGGCGGGTCCCCAGGTGCTACTGCAGCCTCTGGCTCCCTCACCACCTCCCAGTAGTCATATGCGCCTCCGCCGTGATCAAGGAGGGGACACTGAGGGGGTCTGGACAGCCCATGCTCTTCCCCTCCAGACAGTGGCCGGCCAATTTCAGTATTGGCCTTTTTCCGCTTCAGACTTATATAACTGGAAAACTCACAACCCATCCTTTTCACAAGACCCTCAGGCCCTGACAGGCTTGATTGAATCCATTCTGTTAACCCACCAGCCCACTTGGGACGATTGTCAGCAGCTCTTACAGACTCTCCTCACCATGGAGGAACGGCAGTGGGTGTTCCTAGAGGCTCGCAAAAATGTTCCAGGAGAAGATGGCAGACCGACACAGTTGCCTAATGAGATCGATGAAGTGTTCCCGTTAACCCACCCTGATTGGGACTTCAACACTGCAGCTGGTAGGGAGCGGCTCCGTCTTTATTGCCAGGTTCTGTTGGCGGGTCTCAAAGGGGCTGGAAggcgccccaccaatttggcCAAGGTACGTGCGATAATACAGGGGGCTGAGGAAACACCCACAGGATTCCTAGAGAGGATGATGGAAGGATATCGTATGTATACGCCCTTTGACCCCTCTGCTGCAGATAGGCAATCCAATGTCATCATGTCCTTTATCGGGCAATCAGCCCCAGACATACAGACTAAGCTACAGCGGTTGGAGGGACTTCAGGG GATGATGAAgactaggacagtcagggccaggagcccccccacccccgagccCCAGTTAACCCTTCGAGTGGGGGGCCAACCAGTAACCTTCCTGGTTGACACCGGTGCCCAACATTCGGTCCTAACTCAATCAAGAGGTCCCTTGAGTTCTAAGACGTCCTGGGTGCAGGGTGCCATGGGAGGAAAGCTGTACCGATGGACAACTGAGCGAAAAGTACACCTTGGGACGGGGTTGGTCACTCACTCATTCCTCCTAGTTCCAGACTGCCCCTATCCATTGTTggggagagacctcctctcaaaagTAGGAGCCCAGATTTACTTCCAAGAAAGAGGGGCCTCCGTTAGGGGACCCCAAGGACAGCCCCTCCAAGTTCTAACTCTGCGCCTGGAGGATGAACATCGATTACATGAAAGCCCTCAGTCAGCCCAGATCGACCCTCAATGGTTATCAGATTTTCCCCAGGCTTGGGCGGAGACTGCAGGAATGGGACTGGCTGCAAACCAGCCCCCCATGATCATTAGACTTAAGCCCTCGTCTACCCCGGTGATGATACATCAGTATCCACTAAGCAGGGAAGCCAAAAATGGAATTAGGCCACATATACAAAGACTGCTACAATTGGGCATCCTAAAACCATGCCAATCCCCATGGAACACCCCCTTATTGCCAGTCAAAAAGCCCGGGATGGGGGACTATCGTCCGGTACAGGACTTAAGAGAAGTAAACAAGAGGACAGAGGACATACATCCTACAGTGCCCAATCCCTACAACTTGCTAAGTACGCTGCCCCCAAGCCACACATGGTATACAGTGCTAGatttaaaagatgctttcttctgcatGAGACTAAGCCCTCAGAGTCAGCCAATCTTTGCTTTTGAATGGAGAGATCCAGAATCAGGTTTTTCAGGACAGCTCACATGGACGAGATTACCACAAGGATTCAAAAACTCCCCGACCCTGTTTGACGAGGCTCTACATCAGG TGGTCGATTTCAGAGTCAGCCATCCTCAGTTCGCTCTTCTGCAGTATGTAGATGACCTGCTCCTAGCAGCCGAGACTCGAGATGACTGTCCAAAAGGTACCGGGGCCCTTTTAAAAAGGCTAGGGGAATTAGGGCATAGGGCCTCAGCTAAAAAGGCCCAAATTTGTGTCAGACAAGTGACCTACCTGGGCTATAAGCTGGAAGGAGGACAGAGGTGGCTAACAGAGGGTCGTAAACAAGCCATCACCCAGATCCCGCTGCCCACAAGTGCACAGGCCCTGAGGGAGTTCTTGGGAAGCACTGGATTTTGTCGCTTATGGATACCAGGATTTGCTGAGCTGACAGCCCCTCTGTATCCCCTTACCAAGGCCAATGCCCCATTCCGGTGGGAAAAAGAACAACAGGCCTTTGATCGAATTAAAAAGGCCTTATTATCAGCTCCAGCTTTGGGCCTCCCAGATGTGACCAGGCCATTCACTTTATATGTGGATGAACGACAGGGAATTGCAAAAGGAGTTTTTACCCAAAAATTAGGGCCTTGGAAAAGACCGGTGGCCTACTTTTCAAAGAAACTGGACAATGTGGCGGCCGGATGGCCCCCATGTCTCTGTATCATTGCAGCTGTGGTCATATTGGTAAAAGACTCTGATAAGCTAACCTTGGGACAGCCCTTGACAGTGACGGCCCCCCATGCCATAGAGACAGTTATTCGCCAGCCCCCTGACCGATGGCTTTCAAATGCCCGGATCACCCATTACCAGGCAATGCTATTAAATCCCGACCGGATTCCGTTTGG GCCGCGGTCTCTCAACCCAGCGACTCTGCTTCCGGACTCAGACTCTCACCTCTCCATCGAACATGATTGTCACCAAATTCTGGCAGAAGTACACAGGACCCGTGAAGACTTAACTGACCAACCTCTGCCAGATGCTGAACACACCTGGTACACGGATGGGAACAGTTTCCTGCATAACGGTGAGCGAAAGGTGGGGGCAGCAGTAGTAGATGGGACCACAGTCATCTGGGTGTCGGCCCTGGAGCCCGGAACCTCAGCACAGAGGGCCGAACTCATCGCCCTGACGCAGGCATTGACAAAGGCCCAGGGAAAAAAGGTCAACATTTACACAGACAGCCAGTATGCTTTTGCTACCGCGCATGTCCATGGAGAGATTTATCGAAGGCGGGGCCTGTTAACTTCGGCGggaaaagatattaaaaacaaaaaagaaatcctagACCT CCTACCTAAAAAGGTGAGCATCATCCGTTGTCTGGGTCACCAGGTGGGGGGGGACCCTGTAGCGATGGGAAACAGGATGGCGGATGAAACTGCTAGGACAACAGCCTTACAAAACCAAACCCTTGCCTTAACCACATCCCAGGAAGGGCA CTTTAATGACTCGACCGGAACTtgggaatacaaaaataaaactatactgCCCCCAAAGGATGCAAGGAGACTGGTCACTTACCTGCACAGGTGGACTCACTTGGGTTTTAAAAAGCTAGAGACTCTTTTACAGAGAGAGGAACAGTTTCATTACATTCCATATTTATCGGGCACAATTAAACAAGTTGTAGACTCTTGTATTCCCTGTGCCAAGGTCAATGCAGGCCGGTTCCAGGCATCCGCTGGAGTCAGGATGAGAGGAGAACGACCCGGCACCAACTGGGAGATCGATTTCACCGAGATCAGGCCTGATAAATACGGAGTTAAATATCTCCTAGTCTTTGTAGATACTTTCTCCGGCTGGACAGAAGCCTTCCCCACCAAACAAGAAACAGCACAAGTGGTGGTCAAGAAGATTTTAGAAGAGATCTTTCCTCGATTTGGGCTCCCTAAGGTaatagggtcagataatggccctgcTTTCGTCTCTCAGGTAAGTCAGATGGTGGCCAAGCTTTTGGGGATAAATTGGAAATTACATTGCACTTACAGACCCCAAAGTTCAGGACAGGTAGAGCGAATGAACAGAACGATTAAAGAGACCCTAACCAAATTAGCCCTAGAAACTGGCACTAAAGACTGGGTCCAACTCCTTCTCATGGCCCTGTTTAGAGCTAGAAACACTCCAGCAAGCCATGGACTGACTCCCTACAAAATCCTATATGGGGGACCCCCTCCTATAGCAGATTTCCTTGACCCTGCCATTGATTCCTTTGCAAATACCCAAAGTTTGCAGGTGCGGCTGTGAGCCCTACAACTCATCCAGAGACTGGTGTGGAAGCCCTTGGCCGCCGTCTAtacagctgggagctccacagtcCCACACCCCTTCCAGATCGGCGACGAAGTGTACGTGAGAAGACACCAATCCAGGACCCTCGAGCCTCGTTGGAAGGGCCCATACACTGTGCTGCTGACCACCCCCACAGCAGTAAAGGTCGATGGCATCGctgcctggatccatgcctcccatctTAAGCCAGCACCCCAGCCGGGACCCTGCTGGAAATTGGAAAAGACTAGTAATCCCCTTAAACTTCGAGTCCGCCGAGCTGGTATTGTTTCTCCTACTGGTACTTTTACCCTGTAA